A genomic segment from Verrucomicrobiaceae bacterium encodes:
- a CDS encoding winged helix-turn-helix transcriptional regulator, with protein sequence MPTTKKKLEDRAAVIKALGHPSRLLIAEALMKGEMCVCDLKDLVGADMSTVSKHLTLMREAGVLNCEKRGLNIYYSLACDCLSDFLRCVDRLACGGKKTKCC encoded by the coding sequence ATGCCCACCACGAAGAAAAAGCTCGAAGACCGCGCCGCCGTGATCAAGGCGCTGGGGCATCCGTCGCGGCTCCTCATCGCCGAGGCTTTGATGAAGGGCGAAATGTGTGTCTGTGACCTCAAAGACCTCGTCGGCGCGGACATGTCCACGGTCTCGAAGCATCTCACGCTCATGCGTGAGGCGGGTGTGCTGAACTGCGAGAAGCGCGGACTCAATATCTACTACTCGCTCGCCTGCGATTGCCTGAGCGATTTCCTCCGCTGCGTGGACCGGCTGGCCTGCGGCGGCAAAAAAACCAAATGCTGCTAA